A single region of the Methylocystis echinoides genome encodes:
- the addA gene encoding double-strand break repair helicase AddA codes for MSDRPYLTHTIQKQHRASDPEASAWVSAHAGSGKTYVLTQRVLRLLLQGVRPSQILCLTFTKAAAANMSTRIFDRLARWAVLDDAALAKEISDTGAQPPAPAHLDFARSLFARAVETPGGLKIQTIHAFCEKLLHLFPFEANVPAGFTVLDDAGRAELLEMARGHAIEKAMRDTGVLHDALALVAAETTESSFRALCDELLHHRHALAAAFHDAEYAAQLRSRLGLRANETLDRVEAEIVAGQDRWPELVELLRFGSTNDKKFLLGNLERALALAPGPECVETYVSVFFTEKGEPRGGKDRKIITNGLRDRFPGLLEELLVEQDRVARLLDKRKAALVVDRSLALARLGDAILAEYENAKRYRNALDYDDLIEGARRLFSRSEPSWVLYKLDAQIDHILLDEAQDTSAAQWEILAAIASEFCSGLSARGGARSFFAVGDDKQSIFSFQGAAPEKFDAMRRDFERKFSALGRRFDHVQLVQSFRSAPGVLAAVDDVFNFADNYAGLSCDADGLSLRHEATKTHLPALVEVWEPIGPLDRAEPEDWRLPLDYARAGDPGERLARKIAQKIRTLLSPGGGDYVDGEAGPRPVEARDILIVVRKRGAFFEALIRALKAEDVPVAGADRLDLGTHIAVNDLVALGRACLLIDDDLTLATVLKSPLVGLGDDDLIELAPRRPGPLFEALSGSTQPRHRAAVAQIENWRRGAMTLPPYEFYSLLLGAGGGRRRLVARLGSEANDAIDEFLRLAMGFEREQSPSLTSFLSMVEKLDLSIKRDMEAAGAAVRVMTAHAAKGLEAKIVFLPDTCSAPTGKHDPRLYSLGGEDAPLLAWSRGKDNDPAALTQAREDRRAAETAEHRRLLYVALTRAEERLYIAGYHGRNPPPEGCWHNMISAALAASSERVETDDGYILRRGGAAPRHDFAQAARPTGVVTIPAFARTPAPAEETPAPPLRPSNALAGADLFMAMEGGPPNRGDAARALIGRLTHALLQHLPNCPAARREEAAQRFVALRGAALDAAALSEVVAAAFRALDDPRLAPLFGARALAEVDVYASLDEGIEISGRIDRLAETESDVLVADFKTGRPYETPDAAQLRQLALYRAALRPLYPQKRLRSFLVFTRNGAVLEADDSALDAAFARVVASEAKR; via the coding sequence ATGAGCGATCGGCCCTATCTCACCCACACGATCCAGAAGCAGCACAGGGCCTCCGATCCCGAGGCGTCGGCCTGGGTTTCCGCGCATGCCGGCTCCGGCAAGACCTATGTGCTGACACAGCGCGTCCTGCGCCTGCTGCTTCAGGGTGTGCGGCCGTCGCAGATCTTGTGCCTCACCTTCACCAAGGCCGCCGCGGCCAATATGTCGACGCGGATTTTCGACCGGCTCGCGAGATGGGCCGTGCTCGATGACGCGGCGCTGGCGAAGGAAATATCCGACACGGGCGCGCAACCGCCCGCGCCGGCGCATCTCGATTTCGCGCGAAGTCTTTTCGCGCGCGCGGTGGAGACGCCAGGCGGGCTGAAGATTCAGACGATCCACGCCTTCTGCGAAAAGCTGCTGCACCTCTTTCCCTTCGAGGCCAATGTGCCGGCGGGCTTCACTGTGCTCGATGACGCCGGCCGCGCCGAACTCCTCGAAATGGCGCGCGGGCACGCCATCGAAAAGGCGATGCGCGACACGGGCGTTCTGCACGACGCACTGGCCCTTGTCGCCGCCGAGACGACCGAGTCGAGCTTTCGCGCGCTCTGCGACGAACTGCTTCACCATCGCCATGCGCTGGCGGCGGCGTTTCACGACGCCGAATACGCGGCGCAACTGCGATCGCGACTTGGGCTCCGGGCGAATGAAACGCTTGATCGTGTCGAGGCGGAGATTGTCGCGGGGCAGGATCGCTGGCCGGAGCTTGTCGAGTTGCTTCGCTTTGGCTCCACCAACGACAAGAAATTCCTGCTGGGGAATCTCGAGCGCGCGCTTGCACTAGCTCCGGGCCCAGAATGCGTTGAGACTTATGTAAGCGTCTTTTTCACCGAGAAAGGCGAGCCTCGCGGAGGTAAAGACCGGAAAATCATCACAAACGGCTTGAGGGACCGGTTTCCCGGACTGCTGGAAGAGTTGCTTGTCGAGCAGGATCGCGTTGCGCGCCTGCTCGACAAGCGCAAGGCGGCGCTCGTCGTTGACCGTTCGCTGGCGCTTGCGCGGCTCGGAGACGCCATCCTCGCCGAATATGAGAACGCCAAGCGCTACCGTAATGCCCTTGATTACGACGACCTCATCGAGGGGGCGCGGCGCCTGTTCAGCCGTTCCGAGCCCTCATGGGTGCTCTACAAGCTCGATGCGCAGATCGATCACATTCTGCTCGACGAGGCGCAGGATACGAGCGCCGCGCAATGGGAAATCCTCGCCGCCATCGCCAGCGAATTCTGTTCGGGTCTGAGTGCGCGCGGCGGCGCGCGGAGTTTCTTCGCCGTCGGCGACGACAAGCAGTCGATCTTCTCCTTTCAGGGCGCGGCGCCGGAAAAATTCGACGCGATGCGGCGCGACTTCGAGCGCAAATTCAGCGCGCTCGGCCGTCGGTTCGATCATGTGCAGCTCGTGCAGTCTTTCCGCTCGGCGCCGGGCGTGCTGGCGGCGGTCGATGACGTTTTCAATTTCGCCGACAATTACGCGGGGCTGAGCTGCGACGCCGATGGTCTTTCGTTGCGCCACGAAGCGACCAAGACGCATCTTCCGGCGCTTGTCGAAGTGTGGGAGCCGATCGGGCCGCTCGACAGGGCCGAGCCCGAGGACTGGCGGTTGCCGCTCGACTACGCCAGAGCCGGCGATCCGGGCGAAAGGCTCGCGCGCAAGATCGCGCAGAAGATAAGGACGCTGCTGTCGCCGGGCGGTGGCGATTACGTCGATGGCGAGGCCGGCCCGCGTCCTGTGGAGGCGCGCGACATTCTCATTGTCGTGCGCAAGCGCGGCGCCTTTTTCGAGGCGCTCATTCGCGCGCTGAAGGCGGAAGACGTGCCGGTGGCGGGCGCGGACCGTCTCGATCTCGGCACGCACATCGCCGTCAATGATCTCGTGGCGCTGGGGCGGGCATGCCTGCTGATCGACGACGACCTGACTCTGGCGACGGTTCTGAAATCGCCGCTCGTTGGGCTTGGCGACGACGATCTCATCGAACTGGCGCCCAGGCGGCCGGGGCCGCTTTTCGAGGCGCTGTCGGGGTCGACGCAACCGCGTCACCGCGCCGCTGTGGCGCAGATCGAGAACTGGCGGCGCGGCGCCATGACCCTCCCGCCTTATGAATTTTACAGCCTGTTGCTCGGCGCCGGCGGCGGGCGCCGTCGGCTCGTTGCGCGGCTTGGGTCGGAAGCGAATGACGCCATCGACGAGTTCCTGCGGCTGGCGATGGGTTTCGAGCGCGAGCAATCGCCGTCGCTCACAAGCTTTCTGTCGATGGTGGAAAAACTCGACCTCTCGATCAAGCGCGACATGGAGGCCGCCGGCGCCGCCGTGCGCGTGATGACCGCTCACGCCGCCAAGGGGCTTGAGGCCAAGATCGTCTTTCTGCCCGACACCTGCAGCGCGCCGACGGGCAAGCACGATCCAAGGCTCTACAGTCTCGGCGGCGAAGACGCGCCCCTGCTGGCGTGGTCGCGCGGAAAGGACAATGATCCGGCGGCGCTGACCCAAGCGCGCGAAGACCGGCGCGCCGCGGAGACGGCCGAACATCGACGGCTTCTCTATGTCGCCCTGACGCGCGCCGAGGAGCGTCTTTACATCGCCGGCTATCATGGCAGGAACCCGCCTCCCGAGGGCTGCTGGCACAACATGATCAGCGCGGCGCTCGCTGCGTCGAGCGAAAGGGTCGAGACCGACGACGGCTATATTCTGCGACGCGGCGGCGCGGCGCCGCGACATGATTTCGCGCAAGCGGCGCGGCCGACGGGGGTCGTGACCATTCCGGCCTTCGCGCGCACGCCCGCGCCTGCGGAGGAAACGCCCGCGCCGCCGCTGCGCCCGTCGAACGCGCTCGCCGGGGCCGATCTTTTCATGGCGATGGAGGGCGGTCCGCCAAATCGCGGCGATGCGGCCCGCGCCCTGATCGGGCGTCTCACGCATGCGCTGCTGCAACATCTGCCGAACTGTCCGGCGGCGCGGCGTGAGGAGGCCGCGCAGCGTTTCGTGGCGCTGCGCGGCGCCGCCCTCGATGCGGCCGCGCTGAGCGAGGTTGTCGCCGCGGCGTTTCGCGCGCTCGACGATCCGCGGCTCGCGCCGCTGTTTGGAGCGCGTGCGCTTGCCGAGGTCGATGTTTACGCGTCGCTCGACGAGGGGATCGAGATTTCGGGCCGCATCGACCGTCTTGCGGAGACGGAAAGCGACGTGCTCGTCGCCGATTTCAAGACGGGCCGTCCCTATGAGACGCCCGACGCGGCGCAGCTTCGCCAGCTCGCACTGTATCGCGCGGCATTGCGGCCGCTCTATCCACAGAAGCGCCTGCGCAGCTTCCTCGTCTTTACGCGCAACGGCGCGGTGCTCGAAGCGGACGACTCGGCGCTTGACGCCGCCTTCGCGCGTGTCGTGGCCTCCGAGGCGAAGCGCTGA
- a CDS encoding AI-2E family transporter, translating to MTEPQKTEGAQTGEAFTPGEPIDIFLLARLGFTFIFVVLTALVAQPYLESLTWALVLAIVFIRPHRWFESFLGPNSAAAMSVATVALIIVAPLLFIGQRLIKEAMNGVTYIQNTVSDGKWSSFVESHRWLKWIGDRVDVPTIAARGGELFTNISASLLKQSTGQIITMVLAFYMLFFFLRDRNAALDALVRVSPFSGMETGKLILRVRDTIHATIYGTLAVAALQGALGGIAFWWLGFPSPALWAVVMTVISIIPVLGSFVIWIPATIYLALEDRWADAVTLGLWGGVVISTADNVLRPLFVGETLRLHTAPAFVAMLGGLQLFGPPGLILGPVAFTMTTLMLEFWRRRADPDLQPK from the coding sequence ATGACGGAACCGCAAAAGACAGAGGGCGCGCAGACCGGCGAAGCCTTCACGCCAGGTGAGCCCATCGACATCTTCCTGCTGGCGCGGCTCGGCTTCACCTTCATCTTCGTCGTGCTCACGGCGCTCGTCGCGCAGCCCTATCTCGAAAGCCTCACCTGGGCTCTGGTGCTGGCGATCGTGTTCATTCGCCCGCATCGATGGTTCGAAAGCTTCCTCGGCCCCAACAGCGCGGCGGCGATGTCTGTCGCCACCGTCGCGCTCATCATCGTCGCGCCCCTGCTTTTCATTGGCCAGCGGCTCATCAAGGAGGCGATGAACGGCGTCACCTACATTCAGAACACGGTCAGCGATGGCAAATGGAGCAGCTTTGTGGAATCGCATCGCTGGCTGAAGTGGATCGGTGATCGCGTCGACGTGCCGACGATCGCCGCGCGCGGCGGCGAGCTCTTCACCAATATCAGCGCCTCGCTGCTCAAACAGTCGACGGGCCAGATCATCACAATGGTTCTGGCCTTCTATATGCTCTTTTTCTTCCTGCGCGACCGCAATGCGGCGCTCGACGCGCTGGTGCGCGTGTCTCCCTTTTCGGGAATGGAAACCGGCAAGCTGATCCTGCGCGTACGCGATACGATACACGCCACCATCTACGGCACGCTCGCCGTCGCGGCGCTTCAGGGGGCGCTGGGCGGCATTGCATTCTGGTGGCTCGGCTTCCCCTCCCCGGCGCTATGGGCCGTTGTGATGACCGTCATTTCGATCATTCCCGTGCTGGGCTCCTTCGTCATCTGGATACCGGCGACGATCTATCTCGCGCTGGAGGACAGATGGGCTGACGCCGTCACGCTGGGCCTGTGGGGCGGCGTGGTGATCTCGACGGCGGATAATGTGCTGCGGCCGCTGTTCGTCGGGGAAACGCTGCGGCTGCACACGGCGCCCGCCTTCGTCGCCATGCTGGGCGGGCTTCAGCTCTTCGGCCCGCCCGGGCTGATCCTCGGGCCCGTCGCCTTCACCATGACGACGCTGATGCTCGAATTCTGGCGACGCCGCGCCGATCCCGATCTCCAGCCCAAATAA
- the pnp gene encoding polyribonucleotide nucleotidyltransferase has translation MFQIHREELDWAGRKLVLETGKVARQADGAVVASWGETTVLATVVSAKAPKPGQDFFPLTVNYQEKAFAAGRIPGGYFKREGRPSERETLISRLIDRPIRPLFPDGYRCDTQVIVTVLSHDLENDPDVLAMVAASAALTLSGIPFMGPIGGARVGYINGQLKLNPTIEEMKLSELDLVVAGTQDAVLMVESEAKELSEETMLEAVMTGHRGFQPVLDAIIRLAERAAKDPRELVTQDRSELERRIAEIAEAELREAYKITVKQDRYAAVDGVKAKVLAELFPEGGEQTYTKEQVGEVFKELQAKVVRWNILDTGVRIDGRDVKTVRPIVSEVGVLPRTHGSALFTRGETQALVVATLGTGEDEQFVDSLEGTYKERFLLHYNFPPYSVGETGRMGSPGRREIGHGKLAWRAIRPMLPAAAEFPYTLRIVSEITESNGSSSMATVCGASLALMDAGVPLKSPTAGIAMGLILEGARFAVLSDILGDEDHLGDMDFKVAGTSNGVTSLQMDIKIAGITEEIMRVALAQARDGRIHILGEMAKALTTSRAELGEFAPRIETLKIPTDKIRDVIGSGGKVIREIVEKTGAKINIEDDGTVKVASADGNSIKAAINWIKSIASDPEVGMIYEGTVVKTADFGAFVNFFGAKDGLVHISQLSKQRVAKTTDVVKEGDRVKVKLLGFDDRGKVRLSMRVVDQVTGEDLEAKEKAEREAANAADAE, from the coding sequence ATGTTCCAGATCCACCGCGAAGAACTCGACTGGGCCGGGCGCAAGCTCGTGCTCGAGACCGGCAAGGTCGCCCGTCAGGCCGACGGCGCCGTCGTCGCCAGCTGGGGCGAGACAACGGTCCTCGCCACCGTCGTTTCCGCCAAGGCGCCGAAGCCGGGGCAGGACTTCTTCCCGCTCACCGTCAATTATCAGGAAAAGGCCTTCGCCGCCGGCCGCATCCCGGGCGGCTACTTCAAGCGCGAGGGACGCCCCTCCGAGCGCGAGACGCTGATCTCCCGCCTCATCGACCGCCCGATCCGCCCGCTCTTCCCGGACGGCTACCGCTGCGACACGCAGGTGATCGTCACCGTTCTCTCGCATGACCTGGAGAACGATCCGGACGTTCTGGCCATGGTGGCGGCCTCCGCTGCGCTGACCCTGTCGGGCATCCCCTTCATGGGCCCGATCGGCGGCGCGCGCGTCGGCTACATCAACGGCCAGCTCAAGCTCAATCCGACCATCGAGGAAATGAAGCTCTCCGAGCTCGACCTCGTCGTCGCGGGCACGCAGGACGCCGTGCTGATGGTCGAATCGGAGGCCAAGGAGCTTTCCGAAGAGACCATGCTCGAAGCGGTGATGACCGGCCATCGCGGGTTCCAGCCGGTGCTCGACGCGATCATCCGTCTGGCCGAGCGCGCCGCCAAGGACCCGCGCGAACTCGTCACTCAGGACCGCTCGGAACTCGAGCGGCGCATCGCCGAGATCGCCGAGGCCGAGCTGCGCGAAGCCTACAAGATCACCGTCAAGCAGGACCGCTATGCGGCCGTCGACGGCGTGAAGGCGAAGGTGCTGGCCGAACTCTTCCCGGAAGGCGGCGAGCAGACCTACACCAAGGAACAGGTCGGCGAAGTCTTCAAGGAGCTTCAGGCCAAGGTCGTCCGCTGGAACATTCTCGACACGGGCGTCCGCATCGACGGCCGCGACGTGAAGACCGTGCGTCCGATCGTCTCTGAAGTCGGCGTGCTGCCGCGCACCCATGGCTCGGCGCTGTTCACGCGCGGCGAGACGCAGGCGCTGGTCGTCGCGACGCTCGGCACGGGCGAGGACGAGCAGTTCGTCGACTCGCTCGAGGGCACCTACAAGGAGCGCTTCCTGCTCCACTACAACTTCCCGCCCTATTCCGTCGGCGAGACGGGCCGCATGGGCTCGCCCGGCCGCCGCGAAATCGGCCACGGCAAGCTCGCCTGGCGCGCCATTCGTCCGATGCTCCCGGCGGCGGCGGAGTTCCCCTACACGCTGCGCATCGTCTCGGAGATCACCGAGTCCAATGGCTCGTCCTCCATGGCCACCGTCTGCGGCGCCTCGCTCGCGCTGATGGACGCCGGCGTGCCGCTCAAGTCGCCGACGGCGGGCATCGCCATGGGCCTGATCCTCGAAGGCGCCCGCTTCGCGGTGCTCTCCGACATTCTCGGCGACGAGGATCACCTCGGCGACATGGACTTCAAGGTGGCGGGCACGTCGAATGGCGTGACCTCGCTGCAGATGGACATCAAGATCGCCGGCATCACCGAGGAAATCATGCGCGTCGCCCTCGCCCAGGCGCGTGACGGCCGCATTCACATCCTCGGCGAGATGGCCAAGGCGCTCACCACCTCGCGCGCGGAGCTCGGCGAATTTGCGCCGCGCATCGAGACGCTGAAGATCCCGACCGACAAGATCCGCGACGTGATCGGCTCCGGCGGCAAGGTGATCCGCGAGATCGTCGAGAAGACCGGCGCCAAGATCAACATCGAGGACGACGGCACGGTGAAGGTCGCCTCCGCCGACGGCAATTCGATCAAGGCGGCGATCAACTGGATCAAGTCAATCGCTTCCGATCCGGAAGTCGGCATGATCTACGAAGGCACCGTGGTGAAGACCGCCGACTTCGGCGCCTTCGTCAACTTCTTCGGCGCCAAGGACGGCCTGGTCCACATTTCGCAGCTCTCCAAGCAGCGCGTGGCCAAGACGACCGATGTCGTGAAGGAAGGCGACCGCGTGAAGGTGAAGCTGCTCGGCTTCGACGACCGCGGCAAGGTGCGCCTCTCCATGCGCGTCGTCGATCAGGTGACGGGCGAGGATCTCGAAGCCAAGGAAAAGGCCGAGCGTGAAGCCGCCAATGCGGCCGACGCCGAGTGA
- the rpsO gene encoding 30S ribosomal protein S15, whose protein sequence is MSITAERKQALIKEYSTKADDTGSPEVQVAILTERIVNLTEHFKTHVKDNHSRRGLLKLVSQRRQLLDYVKKRDEARYKSLIERLGIRR, encoded by the coding sequence ATGTCGATCACGGCCGAGCGCAAGCAGGCGCTCATCAAGGAATATTCCACCAAAGCCGACGATACGGGCTCGCCCGAGGTTCAGGTCGCGATCCTCACGGAGCGCATCGTCAATCTCACCGAGCATTTCAAGACGCATGTGAAGGATAATCACTCGCGTCGCGGCCTGCTGAAGCTCGTCTCCCAGCGCCGCCAGCTCCTCGATTACGTGAAGAAGCGGGACGAAGCCCGCTACAAGAGCCTGATCGAGCGACTCGGCATTCGCCGCTAA
- a CDS encoding PAS domain-containing protein — protein MFVVQKDNGIIPTILTQILDSCVNGVTLADPDLPDAPIVYANKAFERMTGYTQPEIVGRNCRFLQGADRDQPGRHILREAISRREPAEATLRNYRKNGDVFVNRLNIRPLRCPKGNVMYYLGVQYDVTELVRAETEIGRLGERLRRFEKA, from the coding sequence ATGTTTGTCGTTCAGAAAGACAACGGGATCATCCCGACAATCCTGACGCAAATCCTCGACAGTTGCGTCAACGGCGTCACCCTGGCCGATCCGGACCTGCCCGACGCGCCGATCGTCTACGCCAACAAGGCTTTCGAGCGGATGACGGGTTACACGCAGCCGGAAATCGTCGGCCGAAACTGCCGCTTCCTGCAGGGCGCCGACCGCGACCAGCCCGGTCGCCATATCCTTCGCGAGGCCATCAGCCGGCGCGAGCCGGCGGAGGCGACGCTCCGCAATTACCGGAAAAACGGCGATGTTTTCGTCAATCGGCTGAATATCCGCCCGCTGCGCTGCCCCAAGGGCAATGTCATGTATTATCTCGGCGTTCAATACGACGTGACCGAATTGGTCCGGGCGGAGACAGAAATCGGCCGGCTTGGAGAGCGGCTGCGGCGCTTCGAAAAGGCGTGA
- a CDS encoding SRPBCC family protein has protein sequence MFGLRMREAPAALAAGRASAVVPQPVDVVFDFVARDFFANYQRWCTQVVELEPKGPTPARPGVRARQVTLVRGMRSETTFAVAEVARPHRFVLEGVSEQFRSTYEFEKRSETETEINFSFEMRELDLPMRPFVKLFDMALQEGAEQTVENIRSLLAEGAPYAEAARAS, from the coding sequence ATGTTCGGGTTGAGAATGCGCGAAGCCCCCGCCGCCCTTGCGGCGGGAAGGGCCTCGGCCGTCGTGCCCCAGCCTGTCGACGTCGTGTTCGACTTCGTGGCGCGCGACTTTTTCGCCAATTACCAGCGCTGGTGCACGCAGGTCGTGGAGCTGGAGCCAAAAGGGCCGACGCCCGCGCGGCCCGGCGTCAGGGCGCGACAGGTGACGCTGGTGCGCGGCATGCGCAGCGAGACGACCTTCGCGGTGGCGGAGGTGGCGCGGCCCCATCGCTTCGTTCTCGAAGGCGTTTCCGAGCAGTTCCGCTCGACCTACGAGTTCGAGAAGCGCTCCGAGACGGAAACGGAAATCAACTTCTCTTTCGAGATGCGTGAGCTGGATCTGCCCATGCGCCCCTTCGTGAAGCTTTTCGACATGGCTTTGCAGGAAGGCGCCGAGCAGACGGTCGAGAACATCCGGTCGCTTCTCGCCGAGGGCGCCCCCTACGCCGAAGCGGCCCGCGCATCCTGA
- a CDS encoding sterol desaturase family protein, whose amino-acid sequence MNAPPAVASLLLPVVVGVFLALLAMETRRPLRAFCRDRLKAAFSTNTSAFLVNNLIMSVFSASSLIAVAGKYAGYGVLARAPDGPAKWALSFILFDFVVYAWHYAGHRFEGLWRLHKVHHSDRTFQVSTGLRFHVFDQFLEVVVKCLCAVAIGVEAHVVIVCEVVRMFFVLFHHANITFPGEQLLSYLIITPSLHRAHHSTRRSQHDSNFGVVLAVWDMIFGTRKELTPKAVGLELIQADNLVQLFSLAFVTEERLAQVVHLLPRKRRDG is encoded by the coding sequence ATGAACGCTCCGCCTGCTGTCGCCAGCCTTCTCCTGCCTGTCGTCGTCGGCGTCTTCCTGGCGCTGCTCGCCATGGAGACCCGTCGTCCCCTGCGCGCCTTCTGCCGCGACAGGCTGAAGGCGGCCTTCTCGACAAACACCTCGGCGTTTCTGGTCAACAACCTCATCATGAGCGTCTTTTCGGCGTCGAGCCTCATCGCTGTGGCGGGCAAATACGCCGGCTACGGCGTTCTCGCCCGCGCGCCGGACGGGCCGGCGAAATGGGCGTTGAGCTTCATCCTGTTCGATTTCGTGGTCTACGCCTGGCATTACGCGGGCCATCGCTTCGAGGGGCTGTGGCGGCTGCACAAGGTGCATCACAGCGATCGGACCTTTCAGGTCAGCACGGGGCTGCGCTTCCATGTGTTCGACCAGTTTCTCGAAGTCGTCGTGAAGTGCCTGTGCGCTGTGGCGATCGGCGTCGAGGCGCATGTCGTGATCGTCTGCGAGGTCGTGCGCATGTTCTTCGTGTTGTTCCATCACGCGAACATCACCTTTCCCGGCGAGCAGTTGCTCTCCTATCTGATCATCACCCCGTCGCTGCATCGCGCCCATCATTCGACGCGGCGCAGCCAGCATGACAGCAACTTTGGGGTCGTGCTCGCGGTCTGGGACATGATCTTCGGCACGCGCAAGGAGCTGACGCCGAAAGCGGTCGGGCTCGAGCTGATTCAGGCCGACAATCTCGTGCAGCTCTTCAGCCTCGCTTTCGTCACCGAGGAGCGGCTGGCGCAGGTCGTCCACCTGCTGCCGCGAAAGCGGCGCGACGGGTGA
- a CDS encoding sodium:solute symporter codes for MRERSGEIALFDRAILDSRIAFVTASFLLAYGFAALLDRVGAPERFVGAAPPWFTVIGLATLGFLLHSMRVSFYYAGGRAIPAAYAGFANAAVAVALLLPFATRLAGHSWGIGVVCGAFLGLAGAALYLGPLLRRTGVFSLTGFLAARFPGTFPRLALIGAAAAASGLLAVAGSQMAVDALVELTGAGRIVSAFVVAAASLIIVGPGGLGAAVWAAAAAAGVVLLGFGWPVAALWAQGRLPVGIFGGPGWQEAGELFTAWRLMPPPMGIFVEIGATVAVALGVASLAPVLAPAVTTESAKSARDAGVLTLVWSLVLALLVAAAIAASALSLAAAVSGQSAERLPAPIYAASGRGLVDICDAMTANPSQAQRACAALNIAPGTPVDPVHVRPVDGDYLLGALPAATDLGAAASGLMASALVAFGLLLAAVGLQTCSAALGHDALYRMRGEIDLTSRRLAITRLVLVGVATAAYLASITEIVTPGGLISLAIALSAACVAPALGLAFWERAGDREALAAVICGALALAAALYLDGPARKIEAYALAGLAGATVALGAGLLSGLVARQDKPAAQAFVRRVLHGDGVIVAPDKGA; via the coding sequence ATGCGAGAGCGTTCCGGCGAGATTGCCCTGTTCGACCGCGCGATCCTCGATTCGCGCATCGCCTTCGTCACGGCGAGCTTCCTGCTGGCCTATGGCTTCGCCGCGCTGCTCGACCGCGTCGGCGCGCCGGAGCGCTTCGTCGGCGCGGCGCCGCCCTGGTTTACGGTCATCGGACTGGCGACGCTGGGCTTTCTGCTCCACTCGATGCGGGTGTCCTTCTATTACGCGGGGGGGCGGGCCATCCCCGCGGCCTATGCGGGCTTCGCCAACGCCGCCGTCGCGGTCGCCCTGCTGCTGCCTTTCGCGACCCGGCTTGCCGGTCACAGCTGGGGCATCGGCGTCGTCTGCGGCGCCTTTCTCGGGCTTGCCGGCGCGGCGCTTTATCTCGGGCCGCTGCTGCGGCGGACCGGCGTCTTTTCGCTGACAGGCTTCCTCGCGGCGCGGTTTCCTGGGACTTTTCCCCGCCTGGCGCTGATCGGCGCGGCGGCGGCGGCCTCCGGCCTGCTCGCGGTCGCCGGCTCCCAGATGGCGGTCGACGCGCTTGTCGAACTGACCGGCGCGGGCCGGATCGTCTCCGCCTTCGTCGTGGCCGCGGCGAGCCTCATCATCGTTGGCCCCGGCGGGCTCGGCGCGGCCGTCTGGGCCGCCGCCGCGGCGGCCGGCGTGGTGCTGCTGGGCTTCGGCTGGCCGGTCGCGGCGCTCTGGGCGCAGGGCCGGCTGCCGGTCGGCATTTTCGGCGGTCCCGGCTGGCAGGAGGCAGGCGAACTCTTCACCGCCTGGCGGCTCATGCCGCCGCCCATGGGCATTTTCGTGGAAATCGGCGCCACCGTCGCCGTGGCGCTGGGCGTCGCGTCGCTGGCCCCCGTGCTCGCCCCCGCCGTGACGACCGAAAGCGCGAAATCGGCGCGCGACGCCGGCGTGCTCACGCTCGTCTGGAGCCTCGTCCTTGCGCTTCTCGTCGCGGCGGCCATCGCCGCCTCGGCGCTGAGCCTCGCCGCCGCCGTTTCCGGCCAGAGCGCGGAGCGCCTGCCAGCGCCGATCTACGCCGCAAGCGGCCGCGGGCTGGTCGACATCTGCGACGCCATGACAGCGAACCCGTCCCAGGCCCAGCGCGCCTGCGCGGCGCTGAACATCGCGCCGGGCACCCCCGTCGACCCGGTTCATGTCCGCCCGGTCGACGGCGATTACCTGCTTGGCGCGCTGCCCGCCGCAACCGATCTCGGCGCCGCGGCCTCCGGCCTGATGGCCTCCGCGCTCGTCGCTTTCGGGCTCCTCCTCGCCGCCGTGGGCCTCCAGACCTGCAGCGCGGCGCTGGGTCATGACGCGCTCTACCGCATGCGCGGCGAAATCGATCTCACCAGCCGCCGGCTGGCGATCACCCGGCTCGTTCTCGTCGGCGTCGCAACCGCCGCCTATCTTGCCAGCATCACGGAAATCGTCACGCCCGGCGGCCTAATCTCCCTCGCCATCGCCCTTTCCGCCGCCTGCGTGGCGCCGGCGCTCGGCCTCGCCTTCTGGGAACGCGCGGGCGACCGCGAGGCGCTGGCGGCGGTCATCTGCGGCGCGCTCGCGCTCGCGGCGGCGCTTTATCTCGACGGCCCGGCGCGAAAGATCGAAGCCTATGCGCTCGCGGGGCTCGCCGGCGCGACCGTCGCGCTCGGGGCAGGCCTCCTGTCGGGCCTCGTCGCGCGGCAGGATAAGCCGGCGGCGCAGGCCTTCGTCCGGCGCGTGCTGCATGGCGACGGCGTGATTGTCGCGCCGGACAAGGGCGCCTGA